From Lysinibacillus sp. SGAir0095, the proteins below share one genomic window:
- a CDS encoding Gfo/Idh/MocA family protein, protein MKKIKIGIMGYSNIAKKSIIPAAINHPDFELCFIGSRSLEKQIEIHEKYNIASGTYEDLLKTDIDAVYVSTPVALHYKYGLQVIDAGKHLLLEKTFTNNYETTLDLLEKGESKKVVVMEALMYQYHPLLSIIKNLLKEGSIGEIKQIEAFFGFPHLDNKDFRYNKVLGGGAILDALVYPLSLVTKLLGNANELMETDLKVHSSIQFNNELDIDENGTLLLENQFTRAVISYGFGLAYRNEYRLWGTEGILTVKRAFSRPENFTNQILLEKNTTQTLIDVPKANHFTFMLYEFSNKIHAKTYKKDSELLFRMKLIDKIYKEGYKL, encoded by the coding sequence ATGAAGAAAATTAAAATTGGAATTATGGGTTATTCAAATATTGCAAAAAAATCTATCATCCCTGCAGCCATAAATCATCCAGATTTTGAATTATGCTTTATTGGTTCTAGATCTTTAGAAAAGCAGATTGAAATTCATGAGAAGTACAATATAGCTTCAGGTACATACGAGGATTTACTAAAAACGGATATAGATGCAGTTTATGTTTCGACTCCAGTTGCGCTACATTACAAATATGGATTACAAGTGATTGATGCTGGAAAACATTTATTATTGGAAAAAACATTTACTAATAATTATGAAACTACTTTAGACCTTTTGGAAAAAGGAGAATCAAAAAAAGTAGTAGTGATGGAGGCTTTGATGTATCAATACCATCCTTTATTGTCAATTATCAAGAATTTATTGAAAGAAGGTAGTATTGGTGAAATCAAACAAATTGAGGCATTTTTTGGATTTCCTCACTTAGATAATAAAGATTTCCGTTATAACAAAGTACTCGGTGGTGGGGCAATATTAGATGCATTAGTTTATCCATTAAGTTTGGTGACTAAATTATTGGGCAATGCTAATGAATTGATGGAAACTGATTTAAAAGTACATTCTTCTATCCAATTCAATAATGAATTGGATATAGATGAAAATGGCACTTTATTATTAGAGAATCAATTCACACGAGCAGTAATTAGTTATGGGTTTGGTTTAGCTTATAGAAACGAATATCGTCTTTGGGGAACAGAAGGGATATTAACAGTAAAAAGAGCATTTTCAAGACCAGAAAATTTTACTAATCAAATATTATTAGAAAAAAATACAACTCAAACATTAATTGACGTTCCAAAAGCCAATCACTTCACATTTATGTTGTATGAATTTTCCAATAAAATTCATGCTAAAACGTATAAAAAAGATAGTGAGCTTTTATTTCGTATGAAATTAATAGATAAGATTTATAAGGAAGGTTATAAACTATGA
- a CDS encoding DegT/DnrJ/EryC1/StrS aminotransferase family protein gives MIPVTQPFLPPKHEYDQLLEKVWETKWLTHNGINVQSLEKNLIEVLGVSNLKFVTNGTLALQLAIKALELEGEIITTPFSFVATTTSIIWENCVPVFVDIEPKKLTIDVTKIESAITEKTCAIMATHVYGVPCDVELIEEIANKYNLKVIYDGAHAFGVNYKGKSVFNYGDISTYSFHATKVFHTVEGGGLTCNKEELVKRVELLRNYGYIGNDFYLAGINAKGTEFHAAMGICNLKYIEENKLKRKMISETYDNLLPKDLRVIHIEDNVEYNYAYYPILLNDETTLLKIIEVLSSKDIHTRRYFYPSLNNLPYIQNKNKCIIAEDISKRVLCLPLYPDLEIDMVIYISDLVNSVIDR, from the coding sequence ATGATTCCTGTTACACAACCATTTTTACCACCTAAGCATGAATACGATCAGTTATTAGAAAAAGTATGGGAAACCAAATGGTTAACCCACAACGGAATAAATGTTCAATCTCTTGAGAAAAATTTGATAGAAGTTTTAGGAGTATCGAATTTGAAGTTTGTTACAAACGGGACGTTGGCATTACAATTGGCAATTAAAGCACTTGAGTTGGAAGGTGAAATAATAACAACGCCTTTTTCATTTGTAGCGACTACAACATCAATAATTTGGGAAAATTGTGTTCCTGTATTTGTAGATATTGAACCGAAAAAATTAACTATAGATGTAACCAAAATTGAAAGTGCAATCACCGAAAAAACATGTGCAATAATGGCAACTCATGTATATGGTGTACCATGTGATGTAGAGTTAATTGAAGAAATAGCAAATAAATATAATTTAAAGGTTATATATGATGGGGCACATGCTTTCGGAGTTAATTATAAGGGGAAATCAGTATTTAATTATGGTGATATTTCTACTTATAGCTTCCATGCAACAAAGGTTTTTCATACAGTTGAGGGTGGCGGCTTAACATGTAATAAAGAAGAGTTAGTAAAAAGAGTGGAGTTATTGAGGAATTATGGTTATATAGGAAATGATTTTTATTTGGCTGGAATAAACGCAAAAGGCACAGAGTTTCATGCTGCTATGGGGATATGCAATTTAAAATATATTGAAGAAAATAAATTGAAAAGAAAAATGATAAGTGAAACGTATGATAATCTACTTCCAAAAGATCTACGAGTTATTCATATAGAAGATAATGTAGAGTATAACTATGCTTATTATCCAATTTTACTTAATGATGAAACTACATTGCTAAAAATAATTGAAGTGCTATCTTCTAAGGATATACATACAAGAAGATACTTTTACCCATCTTTAAATAACCTGCCTTATATTCAAAATAAAAATAAATGCATTATTGCTGAGGATATATCTAAACGGGTACTTTGTTTACCTTTATATCCTGACTTAGAAATAGATATGGTTATATATATTTCAGATCTTGTGAATTCAGTTATAGATAGATAA
- the rfbB gene encoding dTDP-glucose 4,6-dehydratase, with protein MNLLVTGGAGFIGSNFIIYMLNKFPKYKIVNLDLLTYAGNLENLKAVEKHPNYEFVKGNICNRELVEYLFSKYEFQGVIHFAAESHVDNSIKNPSAFVETNVLGTFTVLDVARNTWLDKQNEVKEKYKNARFHHISTDEVYGTLGEGGYFTEDSPYAPNSPYSASKAASDMLVRSYYHTYGLNVVTTNCSNNFGPNQHDEKLIPTIIRKALAFESIPIYGEGLNVRDWLFVEDHCRAIDLVFHDGKSGETYLIGADNERTNLDLVNEICEILDEKLQLKLKEKEMNSFKQLITFVDDRPGHDFRYAIDFSKINLELGFTVSSSKENLSKLIGQIITRTYSLRLN; from the coding sequence ATGAATTTGTTAGTTACTGGTGGGGCCGGTTTTATCGGTTCAAACTTCATTATATATATGCTAAATAAATTTCCGAAATATAAGATAGTTAATCTAGATTTACTTACTTATGCTGGGAATTTAGAAAATTTAAAGGCTGTCGAAAAACATCCTAATTATGAGTTTGTAAAAGGAAATATTTGTAATAGGGAATTAGTTGAATACTTATTTTCGAAATATGAATTCCAAGGAGTAATTCATTTTGCAGCAGAATCACATGTAGATAATTCTATTAAAAATCCCAGTGCATTTGTTGAAACCAATGTATTAGGAACATTTACCGTACTTGATGTTGCTCGAAATACTTGGTTAGATAAGCAAAATGAAGTGAAAGAAAAATACAAAAATGCTAGATTTCATCATATTTCAACCGATGAAGTATATGGGACTCTAGGTGAAGGCGGATACTTTACTGAGGATTCACCATATGCACCAAATAGTCCATATTCAGCAAGTAAAGCTGCTTCGGATATGTTAGTAAGAAGTTATTATCATACCTATGGATTAAATGTTGTTACAACTAATTGTTCCAATAATTTCGGACCAAACCAACATGATGAAAAATTGATTCCGACTATTATAAGAAAGGCATTAGCCTTTGAATCGATTCCCATTTATGGAGAAGGGTTAAATGTTAGGGATTGGTTATTTGTAGAGGACCATTGTAGAGCAATTGATTTAGTTTTTCATGATGGAAAATCAGGTGAGACCTATTTGATAGGTGCGGATAATGAGAGAACTAATTTAGATTTAGTTAATGAAATATGTGAAATATTAGATGAAAAGTTACAACTTAAATTAAAAGAAAAAGAGATGAATTCTTTCAAGCAACTAATTACTTTCGTTGACGATAGACCAGGACATGATTTTAGATATGCTATTGATTTTTCAAAAATAAATCTAGAATTAGGTTTTACTGTATCAAGTTCGAAAGAAAATTTAAGTAAATTAATTGGACAAATTATTACAAGGACATATAGCTTACGTTTAAATTAG
- a CDS encoding TylF/MycF/NovP-related O-methyltransferase, translating to MTKIIIFGGKNGYEILEQSIDNEKLEIIAFINNDSKLNKTKMYDIPVYLVEEGIKLESDFIVIASITYQNQMLDQLLELGVPYSKIVLPQFLYRKKAGEVIGDQFNQYQKEIAIFKDEFATLNQDYATVFMNRKIEKPKINYMDYPDYLLKGIDYVRVSTLDLLSREIINNNIEGSIAELGVYQGDFSKLLGDLFPNRELLLFDTFEGFSKKDTEIEMKYGYSPAKVNWLNDTNEEIVLSKVSNKERVQIVKGYFPDSTIQVEDKKYALVSIDVDLYNPILSGLEYFYDRLSVGGYIIVHDYNFPHYSGVKAAVKEFTEKNGIYSVPIVDHHGSTIIVKNKNR from the coding sequence TTGACAAAAATTATTATTTTTGGTGGTAAAAATGGATATGAAATCCTAGAACAGTCAATTGATAATGAAAAATTGGAAATTATTGCATTTATTAATAATGATTCAAAATTAAATAAAACTAAAATGTATGATATTCCAGTTTATCTAGTAGAAGAAGGAATAAAATTGGAATCTGATTTTATAGTTATAGCAAGCATAACTTATCAGAATCAAATGCTAGATCAATTATTAGAGTTAGGTGTACCCTACTCTAAGATTGTACTACCCCAATTCCTTTATAGAAAAAAAGCTGGTGAAGTAATAGGTGATCAGTTTAATCAATATCAAAAAGAAATTGCAATTTTCAAGGATGAGTTTGCTACGCTTAATCAAGACTATGCAACTGTTTTTATGAATAGAAAAATAGAAAAACCAAAAATTAATTATATGGACTATCCGGATTATTTATTAAAAGGAATTGATTATGTAAGAGTTAGTACTCTGGATTTACTATCAAGAGAAATAATCAATAATAATATTGAGGGATCTATTGCAGAATTAGGAGTTTATCAAGGTGACTTTTCTAAACTTTTAGGCGACTTATTTCCAAACAGAGAGTTATTACTATTCGATACATTCGAAGGATTTTCAAAAAAAGATACAGAAATTGAAATGAAGTATGGTTATTCACCAGCGAAAGTGAATTGGCTAAATGATACAAACGAAGAAATTGTTCTAAGTAAAGTTTCCAACAAAGAACGCGTACAAATCGTTAAAGGATATTTTCCTGATTCAACTATTCAAGTTGAAGATAAAAAATATGCACTAGTAAGTATAGATGTTGATTTGTATAATCCAATTTTAAGTGGTTTAGAATATTTTTACGATAGATTATCAGTTGGTGGTTATATTATAGTACATGACTATAATTTCCCACATTATAGTGGCGTAAAAGCAGCTGTAAAAGAATTCACCGAAAAAAATGGGATATATAGTGTACCAATAGTCGATCATCATGGTAGTACAATTATTGTTAAAAATAAAAATAGGTAA
- a CDS encoding glycosyltransferase, whose translation MYPKVSVALITYNHEKYIRQAIEGVLIQTYRNIEIVVADDCSTDRTMEIVLEYKEKYPEIFKILKTEANLGPAKNFRKLLHACDGDYIALLDGDDFWVDPEKLEIQVNFLVKNHDYALCFHQARILKLNREAAFGEFIPPKRETTPLEYNIEDVMNDLFMPTASVVYRNGYYKEIPEWFEELIVCDKPLHLINLINGKVKYINKCMCVYRVHDDGIWSTKRKLNTIKFDRNKVKMLQYFNDYSNAKFNEMVYKAIKKCEFRILLNSIKTLVEKDDFYINIEEVNIVGKKIRNFLKDKKVYVFGTGTAGLNVKELLDYIQIPIVSFIDNDLSKKGKKIDGIIPIDSIEEIDSTQDIYIIVGSMYYEEISRQLVDLGFLENRQFTMYLDLLITIDN comes from the coding sequence ATGTATCCAAAAGTTAGTGTTGCTCTTATAACTTATAACCATGAAAAATATATTAGACAGGCTATAGAAGGTGTTTTAATCCAAACTTATAGAAATATTGAAATTGTTGTCGCTGACGACTGTTCAACAGATAGAACAATGGAAATAGTTTTGGAATATAAAGAGAAATATCCTGAAATATTTAAAATACTAAAAACTGAAGCGAATTTAGGACCTGCAAAAAATTTTAGAAAATTACTCCATGCTTGTGACGGTGATTATATTGCTTTATTAGATGGAGATGATTTTTGGGTAGATCCAGAGAAACTCGAAATTCAAGTTAATTTCTTGGTGAAAAATCATGACTATGCTTTATGTTTCCACCAAGCTAGAATATTAAAGTTAAATAGAGAGGCTGCATTCGGAGAGTTTATACCTCCTAAAAGAGAAACCACCCCGTTGGAATATAATATAGAAGATGTAATGAATGATCTATTCATGCCAACAGCATCGGTCGTTTATCGAAACGGATATTATAAAGAGATACCGGAATGGTTTGAAGAACTAATAGTGTGTGATAAACCCCTACATTTAATAAATTTGATTAATGGAAAAGTTAAATATATCAATAAGTGTATGTGTGTATATAGAGTACATGATGATGGTATCTGGTCTACAAAAAGAAAGTTAAACACTATTAAATTTGATAGAAATAAGGTTAAAATGCTTCAATATTTTAATGACTATTCAAATGCAAAATTCAATGAAATGGTATATAAAGCAATAAAAAAATGTGAGTTTAGAATTTTGTTAAATAGTATTAAAACGCTAGTTGAAAAAGATGACTTTTACATAAATATCGAAGAAGTTAATATAGTAGGGAAAAAAATCCGAAATTTTTTGAAAGATAAAAAAGTCTATGTATTTGGCACTGGAACTGCAGGACTGAATGTTAAGGAATTATTAGATTATATTCAGATACCAATCGTTTCTTTTATAGATAATGACCTAAGCAAAAAGGGTAAGAAAATAGATGGTATAATACCTATAGATAGTATAGAAGAAATTGATTCGACTCAAGATATATACATCATTGTAGGAAGTATGTATTATGAGGAAATTAGCCGACAACTAGTTGATTTAGGTTTCTTAGAAAATAGACAATTTACAATGTATTTGGATTTATTGATTACAATAGATAATTAA
- a CDS encoding ATP-grasp domain-containing protein, which translates to MKKNILVFPCGSEIGLEIYRSLSFEKNIVLFGGSSVNSDPGKMFYENYYDGFPYVNDDNFISYLNEFIENHNIDILYPAMDSVILKVSEHKDSINCKVICSPKGTVEICMSKLKSYKYFEGKFNTPTIYNNSSNMIFPLFTKPDIGYGSRNTAIVSNQEELFYYQTKLPNNLLLEYLPGKEFTIDCFSNFHGELIFIGARERKRIVNGISASAVPVESDKFNEIANIINDNLKFNGAWFFQVKEDHTGELCLLEIAPRIAGVSGLYRNLGINLPLLNIINLENIEIEVLKNKFNIELEKSFVSNFKINYTYEHVYIDFDDTLIINSKVNLNAINFIYKSINDGCKIHLITRHLGDLHQEIRKYRLENLFDEIIWLKDGQLKSDYIKHNKGIFIDDAYSERKDVFQNSNIPVFSVDAIECLL; encoded by the coding sequence ATGAAAAAAAATATTTTAGTTTTCCCCTGTGGTTCAGAAATCGGTTTGGAAATATATAGAAGTTTAAGTTTCGAAAAGAATATTGTTTTATTTGGTGGTTCCAGTGTTAATAGTGATCCTGGAAAAATGTTTTATGAAAATTATTATGATGGTTTTCCATATGTAAATGACGACAATTTTATCAGTTATTTAAATGAATTTATCGAGAATCATAATATTGATATTCTTTACCCAGCAATGGATTCTGTTATTCTAAAAGTTTCTGAACATAAAGATTCCATAAATTGTAAAGTGATATGTTCCCCTAAGGGTACTGTAGAAATTTGTATGAGTAAACTAAAAAGCTATAAGTATTTTGAGGGAAAATTTAATACCCCTACAATTTATAATAATTCTTCAAATATGATTTTTCCACTTTTCACAAAGCCAGATATTGGTTATGGGAGTAGGAATACAGCGATAGTATCCAATCAAGAAGAATTATTTTATTATCAAACAAAGTTACCAAATAATTTGTTACTAGAATATCTTCCAGGGAAAGAATTTACAATTGATTGTTTTTCAAACTTTCATGGTGAATTAATTTTTATTGGAGCTAGAGAAAGAAAACGTATAGTAAATGGTATAAGTGCCAGTGCCGTACCCGTTGAAAGTGATAAGTTTAATGAGATTGCAAATATTATAAACGATAATTTGAAATTTAACGGTGCATGGTTCTTTCAGGTAAAGGAGGATCATACTGGTGAGTTGTGTTTACTTGAAATTGCTCCAAGAATTGCTGGAGTAAGTGGTCTTTATAGAAACTTAGGGATAAATTTGCCTTTATTAAATATTATAAATTTAGAAAATATAGAGATTGAAGTGTTAAAAAATAAATTTAATATTGAATTAGAAAAATCATTTGTATCTAATTTTAAAATTAATTATACGTATGAACATGTATACATTGATTTTGATGATACTCTAATAATTAACTCAAAAGTTAATCTCAATGCAATTAATTTTATCTATAAAAGTATCAATGATGGATGCAAAATTCATTTGATAACTAGGCATCTTGGAGATTTACATCAGGAAATAAGAAAGTATAGACTAGAAAACTTATTTGATGAAATAATTTGGCTAAAAGACGGTCAATTAAAATCAGATTATATTAAGCATAATAAAGGTATATTTATCGATGATGCTTATAGTGAACGTAAGGATGTTTTCCAAAATAGTAATATTCCTGTTTTTTCTGTAGATGCTATAGAATGTCTTTTATAG
- a CDS encoding sulfatase-like hydrolase/transferase has protein sequence MKKNLVVIHMESLSNQILFQEMNNLKYFMKMKSESIDFPNFMSSASSSIMAFTDFFYGNDWELDLTTNFENDFKIAKKDKNLFTILHSEGYYAKGIAYPKPWKDEVNTYDIWDVPNNIYDYSSSNEEEFYHNIFNAMENAKKQELPLALHVWDIRSHLYYTDELKEKGKNFFERRSLGYQSIDRTFKNVVKYLDELDMLDNTIIVAYGDHGDEFWSHSLNGGFCHSMEPYSTLVHTPCFVYDKTIKPSVNKNLVSLIDLKWIILDLLNINYNNKFDDIGCNALQIEREFVFSRNLLANQTSKYNGVLRKSYSVTNKDYHLIISPLGLEFYMYKVDPHNTFNLLSFFAIDNNAEILDFDNRGAWHTHFRNVMRNDQIEDIKENFKIMYKELLRYVNKKNQYVLDNNGTNILKHINFRKIKEQGNYQWNA, from the coding sequence ATGAAAAAAAATCTAGTAGTTATTCATATGGAAAGTTTATCAAATCAAATTTTGTTTCAAGAAATGAATAATCTAAAGTACTTTATGAAAATGAAGAGTGAATCAATTGACTTCCCAAATTTTATGTCCAGTGCTTCTTCTTCAATTATGGCTTTTACAGACTTCTTTTATGGAAATGATTGGGAATTAGATTTAACTACAAATTTTGAAAACGACTTTAAAATAGCAAAAAAAGATAAAAATCTCTTCACTATACTACACTCAGAAGGATACTATGCAAAAGGTATTGCCTATCCTAAACCATGGAAAGATGAGGTAAATACATACGATATTTGGGATGTTCCTAATAACATTTATGATTATTCTAGCTCAAATGAAGAAGAATTCTACCATAATATTTTTAATGCAATGGAAAATGCAAAAAAACAAGAATTACCTCTTGCATTACATGTTTGGGATATAAGAAGTCATTTATATTATACCGATGAATTGAAAGAAAAAGGAAAAAACTTTTTTGAAAGAAGAAGTTTAGGCTACCAGAGTATTGATAGAACATTTAAGAATGTAGTCAAATATTTGGATGAGTTGGACATGCTCGATAATACAATAATTGTTGCCTATGGAGATCATGGTGACGAATTTTGGTCCCATTCGCTAAATGGTGGATTTTGCCACTCAATGGAACCTTATAGTACTCTAGTTCATACACCATGTTTTGTATATGACAAAACTATAAAACCTAGTGTTAATAAAAACCTTGTTTCACTTATTGATTTGAAATGGATTATTTTAGATTTATTAAATATTAATTATAATAATAAATTTGATGATATTGGATGTAATGCCTTGCAAATAGAGCGTGAATTTGTTTTTTCAAGAAACTTACTAGCCAATCAAACATCAAAATACAACGGCGTATTAAGAAAATCATATAGTGTAACTAATAAAGATTATCATTTAATTATTAGTCCTCTTGGTTTGGAGTTCTATATGTATAAAGTGGACCCTCATAATACATTTAATCTGTTATCATTTTTTGCAATAGATAATAATGCAGAGATATTAGATTTTGATAATAGAGGAGCATGGCATACACACTTTAGAAATGTTATGAGAAATGACCAAATTGAAGATATAAAAGAGAACTTTAAAATTATGTATAAAGAACTATTGAGATATGTAAATAAGAAAAATCAATATGTTTTAGATAATAATGGTACCAATATTCTAAAGCACATTAATTTTAGAAAGATTAAAGAACAAGGGAACTACCAGTGGAATGCATAG
- the tagD gene encoding glycerol-3-phosphate cytidylyltransferase encodes MIKVITYGTFDLLHLGHIRLLERAKALGDHLTVGLSTDEFNEVKGKKAYHSYEDRKYLLESIKYVDEVIPENSWEQKQFDIDLKKINVFVMGDDWEGKFDDLAKYCKIIYLPRTEDVSTTKIKEDLKYGIY; translated from the coding sequence CTGATAAAGGTAATTACTTATGGGACATTTGATTTGTTACATCTGGGCCATATAAGATTGTTGGAGAGAGCAAAAGCTTTAGGTGACCATTTAACAGTAGGTTTATCTACCGATGAATTCAATGAGGTGAAAGGTAAAAAAGCTTATCATTCCTATGAGGATAGGAAATATTTATTAGAATCTATTAAATATGTTGATGAAGTGATACCAGAGAATTCCTGGGAACAAAAACAATTTGATATTGACTTAAAAAAGATTAATGTTTTTGTAATGGGGGATGATTGGGAAGGTAAATTTGATGATTTAGCTAAGTATTGCAAAATTATCTATTTGCCTAGAACAGAGGACGTATCAACAACTAAAATAAAGGAAGATTTAAAATACGGAATATACTAA
- a CDS encoding LicD family protein: protein MKCNILLFGASLGGQNFIKNHINDYNFLAIIDNDEQKHGKLLSNIEIISPRSIHNYNFDKIIVTSMYVDSISKQLAELGIPEQRIEFASKNSMKVDELPFENPAILEKTNQLITEISKSLNRIPHFYTFGTLLGIARDGRLIPWDDDIDIAIFGSDRQKVQEALINSIKNFEAIFDLKLYLRTYSNGKPASITIDCIENGRKVFMVNFDCMTLDGEMVKQELNDTPAKFFEGYDELSFEGIKINVPKDYKGYLDYTYGDWHIVKKNTSFADNTISFREPLYSCTIETIYESK from the coding sequence ATGAAATGTAATATACTACTCTTTGGAGCAAGTCTAGGTGGGCAAAACTTTATCAAAAACCATATAAATGACTATAATTTCTTAGCCATAATAGATAACGATGAGCAAAAGCACGGAAAATTACTGAGCAATATAGAAATAATTAGTCCTAGATCTATTCATAATTATAATTTTGACAAAATCATTGTTACCAGCATGTATGTAGATTCGATTTCGAAGCAGTTAGCTGAATTGGGAATCCCAGAACAAAGAATAGAATTTGCTTCCAAAAATTCCATGAAGGTTGATGAATTGCCATTTGAAAACCCGGCAATCTTAGAAAAGACCAATCAGTTAATCACCGAGATATCGAAGTCGCTTAACAGAATTCCACATTTCTATACTTTTGGCACATTATTAGGAATAGCCAGAGATGGCAGACTAATTCCATGGGATGATGACATTGATATCGCTATCTTTGGTTCTGATAGACAGAAAGTACAGGAAGCATTAATAAATTCTATTAAAAATTTTGAAGCAATATTTGACCTTAAATTATATTTGAGAACTTATTCAAATGGTAAACCTGCATCAATAACGATAGATTGTATAGAAAATGGTCGAAAGGTATTTATGGTAAACTTTGATTGTATGACTCTTGATGGTGAAATGGTTAAGCAAGAGTTGAATGATACTCCAGCAAAGTTTTTTGAGGGATATGATGAGTTATCTTTTGAAGGTATTAAAATAAATGTCCCGAAAGATTATAAAGGCTATTTGGATTACACGTATGGTGATTGGCATATTGTAAAGAAAAATACAAGTTTCGCAGATAACACTATTTCATTTAGAGAACCTTTATATAGCTGTACTATAGAAACAATTTATGAAAGTAAGTGA
- a CDS encoding SDR family NAD(P)-dependent oxidoreductase, whose product MRTLSNKSIFITGATRGIGFATAIQAAKQGWTIIINGREEERLDEVKKELESNYEVDVHMLNYDVTDIDSIKKAFLWIKKNVGHLDVLVNNAGVLDDALLGMVNEKQVSNTFAVNIEAVIYHMQYASRLMMKQKSGSIINVSSIIGRTGNAGQTVYGASKSAVIGATYSAAKELAPYNIRVNAVAPGFIETDMTKQLSQEKFEQRLSEIKMGRIGKPEEVANTVLFLASDLSSYVTGQVIGVDGGMVI is encoded by the coding sequence GTGAGAACATTGAGTAATAAGTCAATTTTTATCACCGGTGCAACCCGAGGTATCGGATTTGCAACAGCTATTCAAGCAGCCAAGCAAGGATGGACAATAATCATCAATGGTCGTGAAGAAGAACGGTTAGACGAAGTGAAAAAAGAATTAGAATCTAATTATGAAGTAGATGTACATATGTTAAATTATGATGTTACTGATATTGATTCTATAAAAAAGGCATTTCTTTGGATCAAAAAAAATGTCGGGCATCTCGATGTATTGGTCAATAATGCAGGGGTTTTAGATGATGCTCTACTCGGCATGGTAAATGAAAAGCAAGTTTCGAACACGTTTGCTGTAAATATCGAAGCTGTCATTTATCATATGCAATATGCTTCCAGATTAATGATGAAGCAGAAATCTGGATCCATTATTAACGTAAGTTCCATTATTGGACGAACTGGCAATGCGGGGCAAACTGTTTATGGGGCTAGTAAGTCAGCTGTCATTGGCGCAACGTACTCGGCTGCTAAGGAACTGGCTCCTTACAATATTCGTGTAAATGCAGTGGCACCTGGATTTATTGAAACAGATATGACAAAGCAGCTCTCACAGGAAAAGTTTGAGCAACGATTATCCGAGATTAAAATGGGACGTATCGGTAAACCAGAAGAAGTAGCTAATACTGTTTTATTTTTAGCTTCTGATTTATCTTCGTATGTTACTGGGCAAGTTATAGGTGTAGATGGAGGCATGGTGATTTAA
- the pseH gene encoding UDP-4-amino-4,6-dideoxy-N-acetyl-beta-L-altrosamine N-acetyltransferase → MITFKKLEESDLEQVLEWRTSEHVTQFMYTDVEKNMDNQRKWFEKIAKDDTQYYWIIQYKGKAIGLISLNEIDRLHRKATFGYYIGDLTYSIIAGRIHPYLYNFVFNDLQLNKVYAEVMEGNDGMMKMHLHYGFTHAATFKEHVFKNGKFYNVEYFELLSSTWENECKKFHILRAEFLL, encoded by the coding sequence ATGATAACATTTAAAAAGCTTGAAGAATCCGATTTAGAGCAAGTTCTAGAATGGCGTACAAGTGAGCATGTTACACAGTTTATGTATACAGATGTTGAAAAGAATATGGATAATCAGCGAAAGTGGTTTGAAAAAATAGCAAAAGATGATACGCAATACTATTGGATTATTCAATATAAAGGAAAAGCGATTGGGTTAATTTCTTTGAACGAAATTGACCGACTTCATCGAAAAGCTACATTTGGATATTATATTGGTGATTTGACATATTCTATCATAGCTGGTCGTATCCATCCCTATCTATATAATTTCGTGTTTAATGACCTTCAATTAAATAAGGTGTACGCAGAGGTCATGGAAGGTAATGATGGTATGATGAAAATGCATTTGCACTATGGTTTTACACATGCAGCAACGTTTAAAGAACATGTTTTTAAAAACGGAAAATTTTATAATGTAGAATATTTTGAATTGCTTTCTTCGACATGGGAAAATGAATGCAAGAAATTTCATATATTAAGGGCAGAGTTTCTTTTATAA